In Magnolia sinica isolate HGM2019 chromosome 12, MsV1, whole genome shotgun sequence, a single genomic region encodes these proteins:
- the LOC131220294 gene encoding G-type lectin S-receptor-like serine/threonine-protein kinase At2g19130 — protein MDTRRRMPFLSLLLLFIISPNAYLSNGSDSITPTQHFSWPHNLTSQGGAFELGFFTPGNSQKYYIGIWYKRVPQQTVVWLANREKPLPNPSNSILKIAEDGNLVLLSPSNFPIWSTNLISKPLNLTVAVLLDTGNLVLRDRSNSSVVHWQSFDHPTDTWLPGGWLGLNKVTGENQRLTSWKNSEDPAPGLFSIEIDPGPSTQYFIMWNGTKSYWSSGNWDGAIFSNVPEMRLNDFDFIEGERRNYGFNFINDKQRKFFNYSLKNTSFLSRFVIDHSGQIEMISWLKSSSQWYLFWAQPISQCDVYALCGSFGSCDEKSLSCTCLPGFEPRSQNDWDLRSWSGGCIRKTHLECGQNGSFDSEKNGFWALSDMKLPNGSRSLAVGSISDCELACLNDCSCTAYAFESRCLIWNGELLNLKQLSDGNSEGQTLHLRLAASEMKISDRSKGTSTWTVVGVVAGAVLLLGIALFFICRWQQQRNMVSSEAVQGSFIAFSYRSLQIATKNFSETLGCGGFGSVFKGTLPDQTMVAVKKLEGFRQGEKQFRTEVSTIGMIQHVNLIRLRGFCSERAKRLLVYDYMPNGSLDSQLFGEISNILDWPTRYKIAIGTARGIAYLHEKCRDCIIHCDIKPGNILLDDGFCPKVADFGLAKLIGRDFSRVLTTMRGTRGYLAPEWISGLAITSKADVYSYGMMVFEIISGRRNSEHLEVGEMVFFPTWAVRKFTSGEIHCLLDYRLEGNANMEELGRACRVAGWCIQDDENDRPSMGQIVQILEGVLEVSVPPVPRSLQILAEKQ, from the exons ATGGATACCAGAAGAAGAatgccatttctctctctcctcctcctcttcatcATCTCTCCCAACGCCTACCTCTCCAATGGTTCAGATTCTATCACCCCAACACAACATTTTAGTTGGCCCCATAACCTAACCTCCCAAGGTGGGGCATTTGAACTGGGTTTCTTCACACCAGGTAACTCCCAAAAATACTACATAGGCATCTGGTACAAACGAGTCCCACAACAAACAGTTGTCTGGTTAGCCAACAGAGAAAAACCCCTCCCAAACCCCTCCAATTCAATCCTAAAGATTGCAGAAGACGGCAATCTAGTCCTCCTCAGCCCCTCAAATTTCCCAATCTGGTCCACCAATCtaatatccaagccattgaaTTTGACTGTAGCGGTCCTCCTAGACACTGGAAATCTTGTTCTGAGAGACAGATCCAATTCCTCTGTGGTTCACTGGCAGAGCTTCGATCACCCAACTGATACATGGCTGCCTGGAGGGTGGCTTGGATTGAACAAGGTAACGGGTGAAAACCAACGGCTTACTTCATGGAAGAACTCGGAAGATCCAGCCCCTGGGCTGTTCTCTATAGAGATCGACCCGGGCCCCAGCACACAGTATTTTATTATGTGGAATGGGACTAAAAGTTACTGGAGTAGTGGAAATTGGGATGGGGCAATTTTCAGTAATGTCCCTGAAATGCGATTGAATGATTTCGATTTCATTGAAGGCGAACGGAGGAATTACGGTTTCAACTTCATCAATGACAAACAGAGGAAGTTTTTCAATTACTCACTGAAAAATACTTCCTTCCTTTCCAGATTCGTGATTGATCATTCCGGTCAGATCGAGATGATTTCATGGCTGAAATCCTCCTCTCAATGGTATCTGTTCTGGGCGCAGCCAATATCTCAATGCGATGTTTATGCTCTTTGTGGTTCCTTCGGAAGCTGCGACGAGAAGAGCTTGTCCTGTACGTGCTTGCCTGGTTTTGAGCCTAGGTCTCAGAACGACTGGGATTTGAGGAGTTGGTCGGGTGGGTGTATCAGGAAAACCCATTTGGAGTGTGGGCAGAACGGGTCATTCGATAGTGAGAAAAACGGGTTTTGGGCTTTGTCCGACATGAAACTGCCCAACGGCTCACGATCTTTGGCGGTTGGGAGCATCAGTGATTGTGAATTGGCCTGCTTAAATGACTGTTCTTGCACTGCTTATGCTTTCGAGAGCAGGTGTTTGATATGGAACGGAGAATTGTTGAATCTGAAACAGCTGTCTGATGGAAATAGTGAAGGCCAGACACTTCATCTACGTCTTGCGGCCTCCGAAATGAAGATTTCGGACCGTAGTAAGGGGACCAGTACATGGACTGTTGTAGGTGTGGTTGCAGGGGCTGTTCTTCTATTGGGTATTGCTCTGTTTTTTATTTGTAGGTGGCAGCAACAACGGAATATGGTTAGTTCAGAGGCAGTTCAAGGCTCTTTTATTGCATTTAGCTACCGAAGCCTGCAGATTGCAACGAAGAATTTCTCAGAGACATTGGGCTGCGGAGGTTTCGGTTCTGTTTTCAAAGGTACTCTACCTGATCAAACAATGGTGGCGGTGAAGAAGCTTGAAGGGTTTCGGCAAGGAGAGAAGCAGTTCAGGACAGAGGTGAGCACGATAGGGATGATCCAGCACGTTAATCTCATCCGTCTTCGTGGGTTTTGCTCGGAAAGGGCTAAAAGGCTGCTCGTCTATGATTACATGCCAAATGGGTCTTTGGATTCTCAACTGTTTGGTGAGATTTCCAACATCCTGGATTGGCCAACGAGGTACAAGATAGCAATTGGAACGGCGAGAGGAATAGCTTATCTTCACGAGAAATGCCGAGACTGTATCATACATTGCGACATTAAGCCGGGAAACATACTTCTAGATGATGGGTTTTGTCCAAAGGTGGCGGATTTTGGCCTGGCAAAGCTCATTGGGCGGGATTTCAGTCGGGTTTTAACAACCATGAGAGGAACAAGAGGCTATCTTGCACCTGAATGGATTTCAGGACTGGCAATCACGTCAAAAGCTGATGTCTACAGCTATGGCATGATGGTTTTCGAGATCATATCAGGAAGGAGGAATTCTGAGCACTTGGAAGTAGGGGAAATGGTGTTTTTCCCTACTTGGGCTGTGAGGAAATTCACGAGCGGTGAAATCCATTGCTTGTTGGATTACAGATTGGAGGGAAATGCGAATATGGAAGAGCTCGGTCGAGCTTGCAGAGTTGCCGGCTGGTGCATTCAGGACGATGAGAATGACAGGCCGTCAATGGGGCAGATTGTTCAAATCTTGGAGGGTGTTTTGGAGGTGAGCGTGCCGCCGGTACCAAGATCACTTCAGATTCTTGCGGAAAA GCAATGA
- the LOC131220293 gene encoding uncharacterized mitochondrial protein AtMg00820-like: MSPWQTRVHQSSSEELCPSQHEVTVDNPPLRRTTRQRKPNPRYVDAALAEEETVKEPMTFEEASRDIECQKAMKEEIKALNQNQTWELVPKPKDVKLISCKWVYKVKTRPDGSIKRYKARLVARGFLQEYGLDYDETFSPVAKITTVRVLLALIASKS, encoded by the coding sequence ATGAGTCCATGGCAAACTAGAGTACATCAAAGTAGTTCAGAAGAGCTTTGCCCGAGTCAACATGAGGTTACGGTAGACAATCCACCACTTAGGAGGACGACTAGACAGAGAAAGCCTAACCCAAGATACGTGGATGCTGCCTTAGCAGAAGAAGAGACCGTAAAAGAGCCAATGACATTTGAAGAAGCATCCCGAGACATAGAGTGTCAGAAGGCGATGAAAGAAGAGATTAAGGCATTGAACCAAAATCAGACTTGGGAACTAGTTCCAAAACCCAAGGATGTGAAGCTGATATCATGCAAATGGGTATACAAAGTCAAGACTCGCCCTGATGGATCAATAAAAAGGTACAAAGCTCGACTAGTGGCTAGAGGATTCTTACAAGAATATGGGTTGGActatgatgagacttttagccCAGTAGCAAAAATTACAACGGTGCGAGTACTACTAGCACTTATAGCGAGCAAATCTTGA